The following are from one region of the bacterium genome:
- a CDS encoding type II toxin-antitoxin system VapC family toxin: MKKESLYLDTSVPSAYYDERVMWRLAYTREWWRDELSKYDIFISEIVIAEIRGTEESRRRTELLELVKEFGELKLSPEIEEIAKGYVNQKVIPQTHFPDALHIALASFHKIDFLITWNCEHLAEAHRRRKVRLFNTSAGLFVPEIVTPMELVEGGEEDV, from the coding sequence ATGAAGAAAGAAAGTTTGTATCTTGATACCTCAGTTCCCAGTGCTTATTATGATGAGAGGGTAATGTGGCGACTTGCATATACAAGAGAGTGGTGGAGGGATGAACTTTCTAAATATGATATTTTCATCTCAGAGATAGTGATTGCTGAAATAAGAGGCACAGAGGAATCAAGAAGGAGAACTGAATTATTAGAGTTAGTAAAAGAATTTGGAGAACTTAAGTTATCTCCTGAAATAGAAGAGATAGCCAAGGGATATGTTAATCAAAAGGTTATCCCTCAAACTCATTTTCCAGATGCTTTGCATATAGCCCTTGCCTCATTCCATAAGATTGATTTTTTGATTACATGGAATTGTGAACATCTCGCAGAGGCTCATAGACGAAGGAAGGTTAGGTTATTCAACACCTCTGCAGGTCTGTTTGTCCCTGAAATAGTAACTCCAATGGAACTTGTAGAGGGAGGTGAAGAAGATGTATAA
- the glmM gene encoding phosphoglucosamine mutase: MSGLFGTDGIRGVANQYPMTGQFAVQLGFAATRKLSQRQKAKIVVGKDTRVSSDMLEAGLIAGITSAGGDVLKVGILPTPAIAYLTKSLSACAGIVISASHNPFQDNGIKFFGPDGLKLKDEIENEIENALSEDFNYPPAENIGRVIEIKDANIQYLNFVKEMAGDSLSLKGMKVVIDCANGATSFIAPTLFQEIKAEVISLNYQPDGKNINFDCGSLHPEKASQMVKNQNASIGLCFDGDGDRVIAIDEEGKIVDGDFIMAICAKHLKENEMLNNNLVVTTVMSNIGFYLALKRLNIDTITTKVGDRYVVEQMLEKKAVLGGEQSGHIIFLNHFPTGDGMVTALQLLTVMQKTSLPLSKLTQIMKKYPQVLINIRVKDKKTDLESISEVQSAIKSGQESLKEEGRILVRYSGTEYLARVMVEGPTEDEINKIANNIANIIKEKIGV, from the coding sequence ATGTCAGGATTATTTGGTACCGACGGGATACGGGGCGTGGCTAATCAGTATCCTATGACTGGACAATTTGCCGTCCAACTGGGATTTGCCGCCACCAGGAAACTTTCACAAAGACAAAAAGCAAAAATAGTTGTGGGAAAAGACACACGCGTTTCTTCAGATATGCTTGAGGCAGGTTTAATTGCTGGAATTACATCCGCAGGCGGCGATGTCCTGAAAGTAGGGATTCTTCCTACCCCAGCAATTGCCTATCTAACAAAATCATTATCTGCCTGTGCGGGCATTGTTATCTCCGCCTCTCATAACCCATTTCAGGATAATGGAATTAAATTCTTTGGCCCAGATGGACTGAAACTTAAAGATGAAATAGAAAACGAAATAGAAAATGCCTTATCAGAAGATTTCAACTATCCACCCGCAGAAAATATTGGTCGAGTTATCGAAATAAAAGATGCAAATATCCAATACTTAAATTTTGTAAAAGAAATGGCAGGTGATTCATTATCTCTTAAGGGAATGAAAGTGGTTATTGATTGTGCCAATGGAGCGACAAGTTTTATCGCACCAACCTTATTTCAAGAAATAAAGGCAGAGGTTATTTCCTTGAACTATCAGCCTGATGGGAAAAATATTAATTTTGATTGCGGCTCACTTCATCCAGAAAAAGCCAGCCAAATGGTAAAAAATCAAAATGCCTCAATCGGTCTTTGTTTTGATGGGGATGGAGATAGGGTAATTGCCATAGATGAAGAAGGGAAAATCGTGGATGGCGATTTTATAATGGCTATCTGCGCCAAACACCTTAAAGAAAATGAGATGTTAAATAACAACTTAGTTGTAACCACCGTAATGAGTAATATCGGATTTTATCTTGCTTTAAAAAGATTAAATATCGATACAATTACAACTAAAGTTGGCGATAGATATGTTGTTGAACAGATGTTAGAAAAAAAGGCTGTTTTAGGTGGTGAACAATCTGGCCATATTATATTTTTAAACCATTTTCCTACTGGAGATGGAATGGTTACTGCCTTGCAACTTCTCACCGTTATGCAAAAGACTTCCTTGCCTCTATCTAAATTAACCCAAATAATGAAAAAATATCCACAGGTATTGATAAATATTCGGGTTAAGGACAAAAAAACCGACCTTGAGTCTATTTCGGAAGTCCAATCTGCCATTAAATCAGGACAAGAATCTTTAAAAGAAGAAGGCAGAATATTAGTGCGATATTCCGGAACAGAATATTTAGCCCGAGTGATGGTAGAGGGTCCTACCGAAGATGAAATCAATAAAATAGCCAACAATATCGCCAATATCATAAAAGAAAAAATAGGGGTGTAA
- a CDS encoding DNA methyltransferase, with protein MDKIHPNNKLNDLPGDKWIFLTQSVIKTNYPKNHGFLLRQQHGANKPPELMKDLILFFTKKDSTVFDPFAGVGGTLLGASLCGRKALGVEINPKWISIYKEVCKDENIKQQEIIEGDCLEIMDALIHAKKKFSLILTDPPYNINLERTMCRGDYPNRNRHTDFKEFSKYAQDFSNCKTYEHYLDKMALFIERSFKLLFKNKYLIILTKNAYQNGKYILVNQDIAKIAQSRDFTLKGEIIWCQNGVRLRPYGYPFSYVPNIIHHNILIFKKEVL; from the coding sequence ATGGACAAAATACATCCAAATAATAAATTAAATGATTTACCAGGGGATAAATGGATTTTTTTAACCCAGTCTGTTATTAAAACAAATTATCCCAAAAATCACGGATTTTTACTTCGTCAGCAACACGGTGCAAATAAACCACCAGAACTTATGAAAGATTTGATTCTATTTTTTACTAAAAAAGACTCAACGGTTTTTGATCCTTTTGCAGGGGTTGGAGGAACTTTATTAGGTGCATCTTTATGTGGGAGAAAAGCTTTAGGAGTTGAGATAAACCCAAAATGGATTTCAATATATAAAGAAGTATGCAAAGATGAAAATATTAAGCAACAAGAGATTATTGAGGGTGATTGTCTTGAGATAATGGATGCTCTTATACATGCGAAAAAAAAGTTTAGTCTGATTCTTACAGATCCTCCCTACAATATTAATCTTGAAAGAACAATGTGCCGTGGGGACTATCCTAATAGAAATAGACATACAGATTTTAAAGAGTTTTCTAAATATGCCCAAGATTTCAGCAATTGTAAAACATATGAACACTATTTAGATAAGATGGCACTTTTTATTGAAAGAAGTTTTAAGTTGCTATTCAAAAATAAATATTTGATAATACTGACTAAAAATGCTTACCAAAATGGCAAATATATATTAGTAAACCAAGATATAGCAAAAATAGCACAATCTCGCGATTTTACTTTGAAAGGTGAAATCATCTGGTGTCAAAATGGTGTTCGTTTACGTCCCTATGGTTATCCGTTCAGCTATGTACCAAATATAATTCATCACAACATACTTATCTTTAAAAAAGAGGTGTTATAA
- a CDS encoding aspartyl protease family protein, which produces MGKIMVRMRIRNLFDEVRAKSGLIKEEEVRDITVNNALVDTGATMLSLPITLIEELGLEQSGTREVRTANGIVTRRVFSEVRAEIQGREGGFQVLELPVDVVPLVGQIVLEQLDLYPDPQNQRLTGRPDAPDHMVVECYLS; this is translated from the coding sequence ATGGGAAAAATTATGGTAAGGATGAGAATAAGAAACCTTTTTGATGAAGTAAGGGCAAAGAGTGGACTAATTAAAGAGGAGGAAGTCAGGGATATTACGGTTAATAATGCCCTGGTTGATACAGGGGCAACAATGCTTTCTCTACCTATAACCCTTATTGAGGAATTGGGGCTTGAACAATCTGGAACAAGAGAGGTTAGAACAGCAAATGGTATAGTTACAAGAAGGGTCTTTAGTGAAGTAAGAGCTGAAATTCAAGGAAGAGAAGGAGGATTTCAGGTTTTAGAGCTGCCAGTAGATGTTGTGCCTCTGGTTGGTCAGATTGTCCTTGAGCAGCTTGACTTATACCCTGACCCCCAGAATCAAAGACTTACTGGAAGACCAGATGCCCCTGACCATATGGTGGTGGAATGCTATCTATCTTGA